One Salvia miltiorrhiza cultivar Shanhuang (shh) chromosome 6, IMPLAD_Smil_shh, whole genome shotgun sequence genomic window, ggaccTGATTCCTCTGGACCTGATTTATCTGGTGAtgcatttcgctgctctgactctgattcctctggcgtcttgatttctctgctctggcattcgattcctctgactggtAGAATATGCAAGGGTGTTTAGTCTATAGCTGAGGGATCAGTTAGCAAATATGCAAGAGTTAAGGGAGTTCAGTTTTAGGGTTGATAAAATTAGTTAAAACAGATCCAACGGATCTGTTCCTTCATTCCAGAAGTCAGCGCGCAGCTCAAATCTTCTCAACTGctatttcttttgtttaaatACCTAGATTAGTTGTTGAGTTGTTGCTTAAGATTTTCCATTACTGTAAACTAGTTGAGAGTGAGGATACatagcaatcttgatagatttgtaggctatacacttcttctagtgttgagagttctcaattgtaattgtaaagttcttgagtgttcatagtgaaatagagTGGATCGTTTcttctccgtggatgtaggattgaaaaatcattcttccctgtaaatcttgtttgtgttcatttcttttctgttcttgctGCGTTGATCATTCAAGCAATTCCACAAcaatataaaatagaatttgactCTTACTCATTTCTTATTTTCATTAcaaaggatggataatattatcacaccagaGCTAAAAGAAAGGAAtaatttaaatggtgaaattttgtttatccatcattttttcaagataaatttacaatcaaagagaacacgAGTGTATCTTGTAAATTATGATCCAATAACTCAATCTTGATGCTGGATGGACGACACATTTCAAAAGCACTCGTATGGGAGACCAGACGTTGTTGCTGCTGTCTGGGAACCGCTATCGCCgcgttttttcttttctctttcccACATTATCTTACTCAAACGCTAGCCTTCAATATTGTTTATTGCTGTTAGAATTTTTCTTAATGGtgataagaaaatatatatcgAGATGAAGAAGCCCATAATGGGCTTGAGCCTATGGGGAGCTCCTATCTTCTCACTTTTGGGCTTATTGAGCTCTTTTTGGATCAGTTCAGGGATCTATTACTAGAATAAGAGTTGAGCCTAtctcataaattaaatttcaatattcaacccaaaatagtaattttatttataaatattaattcattacattAAACAATTAATGTTGAATTACCGCTCTATCCCATTGGTGAACCAAAATTAACTCAATAAGTCTAAGTATTTAGGATATcacatattaattaattaattaaagtatcTGATAgctcttagttaattaattgtttttcaattaattaatatcactcaaaccttattatcaTACTTGAATAAATTCCACATGCAAGGTTTGTATAACAAACATTAAGAGCTCATTGCATGAATGTCATCATTCTCAACGGACACGGTTTTCTAGTGTAATTAACTAAGTGTCAACGTAAACTACTGTTACCCAAAATACGGAGCATATTGAGTTTCTATAAAACTCTCACTCACTCACTGTAAATCAAAGTAACGCGCAGACACTCGCGTATACTCAAAAACCTATTAAGATTAAGTCTAATAAGTTATCGAGTCCTTAATTCTCCTTCGAGGTCCGAATATGAGAACATGCATGCATCTTTGCTATCTTttagtatacaacccttcaataGAAACAAACGAGAAGCCCTGAAGGTTCAAGGACCTAAGAAAGCATCGGAAGTGATTTTTTCCAGATCTCCTCAAGGACTTGACTCAAACTAATGGACTCGGCGCCTGTGAACTGAAAGTTGCACCTCATAGTTGATCCATAGCTCTAGACTCATAAGGCTCCTATTTAAGCATGAATAGTGGACTTGGTTCAGTATTATAATGAATGAACTAACGAATTTACCCTCGATTATATTCCTCATTCTATAAATACTCTACTCATGTTTATGCATAAGGTACAAAAAATCCTGCTACTTATTTTTCTCCAAGTTATCTTGCGAAAACTCTACAACAAAACCTTCGATCATCTTAACTTAAGCATCAAAGTCTTTTCCCGAGGAACTTCTCATGGCCTGTTTTGCAAATTACCTTATTAGAAATTGAAGATATTTTAGTGACAATCTAATTTCTTCATCTTTCATCTTCGATCCATGTTCGTCAATAAATTCATCTGAAATTGTTGTAAATCTAAAACCCGAATCTAATAGTATCCTTATCAAAGAATGCAAATCAGACAAAAGTTGTCACACAATTATTGATATAagaatttttgttttattagGGAAGAAGTAATGCACATTGTATGTATAAGTCAATGACCAAGTCGGAGGTAACATCaccaaataattattgttacaaaaATCATTTGTGTGCATGTTGGTTGGTGGGGCTGAAGTTGAAGGGTTGTTAGACCATGTACGATAAATGCTGTTTCACCAATCCATGAAAAATTTCTATGAAGTATATATATGCATGGACATCAATCAATCATTGTCACTTGAACTCTTTAATAATATTAGTATGTATTATATAAGTATTACGAATGAGATTTATTACTATGTAGTCATAATCAAATGAAATAGTCAATGCATATATTGTCGAACATGAgtgattttaataaattataatcactCTCGTACTTACATATGTACACAGTTTGGAACAAATGAAATAGTCACGGTATTATTGAACACGAAAATAAAGTTTTTTAAAACTTTTCTTTCCgtgattttaaaaattaaaagaaattaagtGAACTATCTTAAAGAAAAAGCTATGCATATCAAATAACAAGCTTTATTCAAATTTGTAAGTTTCATTTCATAGGACTCTCACAATATACCAATTAACGTACTTACGATTAGAACATCCACATTTTTATTAACGTCACAATATTGCAATTAACTCTTTCGATTAGAACATCCACACCCTAAAATAATGTGGGATTTTGTAATTGTAAAATATTAAGAGGTGATGTTGTAATTGCAATATTACAATAgtcatgtaaaaattataaatacatataaatattgtGTTGATTGCGGGAATTAATCCAATAAGAAAGCGTCTACTTTGTTGGATTAACATTGATAGATAATTAAAAATGGTAATTAAGGCTAATCTTGTGTTCACTTTAATGAATTGAAACTTTTAAATATCTCAAGACTcttgataatttctatcatttaagttaGTTTTGACTTGATTTTTATCCCATGGAAAGAATGAGATTGAAGAAATCCTATTTTtgaatataaaaatactcaattatgCAAAGTAAATGTCCCCTATGTGATTAACAAAccctttaattattttgggcgcGCAATGTAATAACTTATTCCCAGTGCATGTCGATAAGCAGTTTCCCAACCATGGAAAAATACCAATAAATTTCAGAGTAAAGTCTACGAAATTAAATTACGCAAGTTTAAATTAAGAGGTAAATTAATCAAATTcttctcgaaaaaaaaaaaggtaatttAATCAAATTTGATAAGTTTTCGGCCACATGGTGTTGCCACTTAGAAATATCTTGCTGGCACAAATAAAAGCTGATCCTTTGCATTATTGGTCGTATAATCAATAGTTATTTATTATCAACAAGGATTATGTAAGTCTTGATTAATTAATGTCATCGTATTTTGCCAACATGGTTTATTTAACACTTTGTCTTTTGATTCGATTCAAAGCACTATTTACACCGTTACGTTTGTGAAGTCAACAAATCTAAGTTTTTCTAGTATCGTACGTTTTGTGATAAAGGACAAGATGTTAAtataaaatgaatcaaaatataATACGAGGGGGAAATTAATTATTGGATAATTATCTGAAAAAGGAGCCGTCTCGAGTAAAATCGTTGTCGTTACTCGCGTTGAGATGATCGTTCTTTTACTAATCTAATATTTTATTGCAAGATTAGTCAATGATAATTATGACAATTAACTTTGGTTCAAACTTATCGAAGAGCAAAACCATTTGTTTGGGATGTAAATTCAAAACCATGCTCCTAAATTCAAACCCTATTGCATTAGTATACCAGCTACCAGTTCATCTTTTATTCCAAAAATCGTTTAGTCATAATATACTTTTTTGAATAGTTCAGAAAAAAGGTTCTCTCTTATTAATGTTAGTAAATTTCCTATATCAAATTTATGTAGTAAcagtttaaattattttgttttatttactaTTTGAAGAAAGTGCATCATTTAATTAATAGTCTTTACTCAATTAgatatgaattaattttttctaacaATATTGtcaatgataattaattaacatcaatcggccttttcttttttggtgaaattattgaaataatatttaattttattatgttatgttatataatatatatttttttaattcgttatcaattatatatattaagttTTGTTTTCTTATATGCTAAACTCAAAATTACACATTTATGGAAGATGAGATGAGATTCTAGTTAAAGACGATTTGCAAATTACTAGAAAATCAATACAAATTTATTTGAAATGATTTTCACATGTAACATAGTCACTCacacttttattttataattatgtgTTGTGAATATttattgataaataaaaatactgcaggcatattttataaaataattactatATCCGAAACAAGTTGATACAATATGAGGTATAATTGATGTGAGTGCGATTTGTCTAGTTTGTATAATTTGCATACTACTCTCTTCGTTCCATTACAAATATTGTCTCTCATATATTACTTTTAGGCACATAAATTACAAAatatgtaattagtagataaagtagattgatgaaaattgtttaaatattaggtatagagagaaaatatgtttgtaaaaaaaaatgagatatttataatgagacattccattataaaattaaagtaggacatttataatgagacggagggagtagtacatGAAAGTGAAACTTTAGCGCCAATAGTTACTATCTTGCGTCATCGCCAATCGTCAtccaaacaaagaaaaaagtAGAATTATTTTCGCAATCACAAAATGATATCTTAAACAACTACAACAACATATATagctaataataatttaaacacACCACATAAATAAACTAATCAACTAAACATATCCATTACCACTAATTAAATTTCAGCTGGAAAGACTTTACATCCTAAAATCACATTATTACATAACGATTAAACATCTCATCCCTTTTTCATTACTTAATTAATACGTAAAACTTTGATAGATGGGCTGCTCCTGTTGGAGATGGTAATCAATTTGATGATTGAACTTGTCATGGAAATCAAAGGCATCGAGAAGATCATAATTAGGCATGAAGTCAAGCAGAAAGGCGTCGTCTTCGCATGATCCATCTGCATTGATAAATGGTGGAGAGAGAGTCGCCGGAGCAGAAGGAAGCAGAGCGTTTTCCGGCGCTTCGACGAGGGcgggaagtgagatctgagagTGTTGATAGGAGTTGGCATCAACGGGAAAGTAGGGCAACATGTTTGAGTtaatggcggcggcggcggcgaggtGGTTGGTTGCTAACTTCTTTTTCAACTTGGTGTTCCAGTAGTTCTTGACGTCGTTGTCTGTTCTTCCTGGGAGCTGTGAAGCTATCACTGACCACCTATTCAATATATACATGCaaattaaattctttttaaactattttatgcatattaattttgaataacTACCTGCTTCCGATGTTATGATAGAGTGCGAGTATGATGGTGTCTTCTTGGTGAGTGAAGCCGCCATgcttgatgttgggcctaaggTAATTTAGCCATCTCAGCCGACAGCTCTTGCCGCATCGCTTCAGCCCTACCCAACacaatatcaatatatatatatatgaacaattaaaatttaatttgtaaataaaaatgaaCCTGCTTTTTGAGGCAAAGAAATCCAGCTTCCAGCAGTGCCGTGTTTCTCAACATAGTCTCTAAGAGTGGAGTCTTCTTGAGGAGACCATGGCCCCCTCTTCACCTTACTTTTGTCACAACAAGGTGCTCTTCCCATTTAACtctcaattatttttttcacttagagagagagagagaccaaacatggggaagagaagagaagaaacaTGTGTGTGGTTTTAAGGATGGGAGCTGAGCTTGACTTTGTCAACCACTTTGCTAATCTCTTTGATTTTTAAGTGTTAAAACTTTTTTCCTGTGCTGGATAAAGGAAACAACTTGGTCAATTTGGTTCATGATAATGTCAACATTTTTAGCTTTGGGTATCATAGGGCCCCAATACGATCTTGCTTTGCTCAGATTTGATGCATTCACACAATCAAAACTAGGACTTCTTCTCGGAAATACATAGTAAAAAGAGATAGAGGGATACATAAAATActaaaagaagagaaaaataagAAAGGGGATTATTAATCCTCGGTATAGTCAGCCTTCCTTTTAGTTTTTCGTTGTTTTGCACGACTTTGTTTAGAGAATACTTGTTAAACTTTTTTCATGACATTTTTTCTACCATATTTTTGTAATACCTTTAACTTTTTCTAATTGATCAGATT contains:
- the LOC130988497 gene encoding transcription factor MYB36-like → MGRAPCCDKSKVKRGPWSPQEDSTLRDYVEKHGTAGSWISLPQKAGLKRCGKSCRLRWLNYLRPNIKHGGFTHQEDTIILALYHNIGSRWSVIASQLPGRTDNDVKNYWNTKLKKKLATNHLAAAAAINSNMLPYFPVDANSYQHSQISLPALVEAPENALLPSAPATLSPPFINADGSCEDDAFLLDFMPNYDLLDAFDFHDKFNHQIDYHLQQEQPIYQSFTY